The Candidatus Goldiibacteriota bacterium HGW-Goldbacteria-1 genome includes a region encoding these proteins:
- a CDS encoding ribonucleoside triphosphate reductase (Catalyzes the reduction of nucleoside 5'-triphosphates to 2'-deoxynucleoside 5'-triphosphates) — translation MSKIQFILKRNGDLAPFDQAKITEAIFKAFKANNNYDREKADKICEQVASILNVVYKDGKVPTVENVQDLVEQTLINNGFIQIAKSYILYRDQHNKMRDLKSILGDSTLMIDDYLRKLDWRIKENSNMSYSLQGLNNHVSSIITSTYWLNKIYTPEIKEAHSSGSLHLHDLGLLSVYCCGWDLKDLLIRGFGGVEGKIESAPASHFESALGQIVNFFYTLQGEAAGAQAFANFDTLLAPFIRYENLSYESVKRAIRRFIFNMNIPTRVGFQTPFTNITMDLVVPGNMKDEAVVIAGEIHDSTYGDYQEEMYVINRAFAEVMLEGDAKGRIFTFPIPTYNITNNFDWDNKQLDPVWEMTAKYGIPYFANFVNSDMSPDDARSMCCRLRLDNRELRKRGGGLFGSNPLTGSIGVVTINMPRLGYKNKGNKEAYYKELKYLMEVAKDSLEIKRKMLEKLTEQGLYPYSNYYLSGIKERTGKFWTNHFSTIGLIGMNEAALNFMGKDIASPEGQMFAIETLEFMRDVMKEYQEKTGNFYNLEATPGEGTSYRLAKIDREKYPDIKAMGNKEPYYTNSTQLPVFYTKDLFKALSHQDPLQTRYTGGTVFHIFLGERLNSIEATKQLVKKVAENFHMPYYSLTPTFSVCPTHGYLAGEFFNCPKCKEEEKGKILSEITELKELLEQNVR, via the coding sequence ATGAGTAAAATCCAGTTCATCCTGAAAAGGAATGGTGACCTGGCGCCTTTTGATCAGGCTAAAATAACCGAGGCTATCTTCAAGGCGTTCAAGGCAAATAATAACTATGACCGTGAGAAAGCGGATAAAATCTGCGAGCAGGTAGCGTCCATTCTTAACGTGGTTTACAAAGACGGCAAGGTGCCCACTGTTGAAAACGTGCAGGACCTTGTGGAACAGACCCTTATCAACAACGGCTTCATACAGATAGCCAAATCTTACATCCTTTACCGCGACCAGCATAACAAGATGAGGGATTTAAAGAGCATCCTTGGCGATTCCACCCTGATGATAGATGATTACCTCCGCAAGCTTGACTGGAGGATAAAAGAAAACTCCAACATGAGCTACTCCCTGCAGGGTCTTAACAACCACGTCTCTTCCATTATTACATCCACATACTGGCTTAATAAAATTTACACTCCTGAAATTAAAGAAGCGCATTCCAGCGGCTCGCTGCACCTGCACGACCTTGGGCTGCTTTCAGTTTACTGCTGCGGCTGGGATTTAAAGGACCTTTTAATCCGCGGTTTCGGCGGAGTGGAAGGCAAGATAGAATCCGCGCCCGCGTCGCACTTTGAATCCGCGCTTGGGCAGATAGTAAACTTTTTTTATACCCTTCAGGGAGAAGCCGCCGGCGCGCAGGCGTTTGCAAACTTTGACACGTTATTAGCGCCGTTTATCAGGTATGAAAACCTCTCATATGAAAGCGTAAAAAGGGCCATCAGAAGGTTTATCTTTAACATGAACATCCCCACAAGGGTCGGGTTCCAGACCCCTTTTACAAACATCACCATGGACTTAGTGGTGCCGGGCAACATGAAAGATGAAGCGGTTGTAATTGCGGGCGAAATACACGATTCCACCTACGGCGATTATCAGGAAGAAATGTACGTTATAAACAGGGCGTTCGCGGAAGTTATGCTTGAAGGCGATGCCAAGGGCAGAATCTTCACGTTCCCCATACCCACATACAACATCACAAACAATTTTGACTGGGATAATAAGCAGCTTGACCCGGTCTGGGAAATGACAGCCAAATACGGCATTCCGTATTTTGCGAATTTTGTAAATTCAGACATGAGCCCGGACGACGCGCGCAGCATGTGCTGCAGGCTGCGCCTGGATAACCGCGAATTAAGAAAACGCGGCGGCGGCCTTTTTGGCAGCAATCCTTTAACCGGTTCTATCGGGGTTGTCACCATTAATATGCCAAGGCTTGGATACAAAAATAAAGGCAACAAAGAAGCATATTATAAGGAACTGAAGTATTTAATGGAAGTGGCCAAAGACAGCCTTGAAATAAAAAGAAAGATGCTTGAAAAACTTACAGAGCAGGGGCTGTACCCGTACAGCAATTATTATTTAAGCGGAATTAAAGAGCGGACAGGAAAATTCTGGACAAACCATTTTTCCACCATCGGGCTTATAGGCATGAACGAAGCGGCGCTGAATTTTATGGGCAAGGACATTGCGTCGCCGGAAGGGCAGATGTTTGCCATTGAAACCCTTGAATTTATGAGGGACGTAATGAAAGAGTATCAGGAAAAAACCGGTAATTTCTATAATTTGGAAGCCACACCGGGAGAAGGCACGTCATACCGCCTTGCAAAGATAGACAGGGAAAAATACCCCGATATTAAAGCCATGGGAAACAAGGAACCGTATTACACAAATTCCACGCAGCTTCCCGTATTTTATACCAAGGATTTATTCAAAGCGCTGTCACACCAGGATCCGCTTCAGACAAGGTACACGGGCGGCACCGTATTCCACATTTTCCTTGGCGAAAGGTTAAATTCAATTGAAGCCACAAAACAGCTTGTAAAAAAAGTGGCGGAAAATTTCCACATGCCTTATTACAGCTTAACGCCCACCTTCAGCGTATGCCCCACGCATGGCTACCTTGCGGGCGAATTCTTTAACTGCCCCAAATGCAAAGAAGAAGAAAAGGGAAAAATACTGTCTGAAATAACAGAATTAAAAGAACTGCTGGAACAGAACGTAAGATAA
- a CDS encoding phosphohydrolase: MTIETAKKEYYELLNTALKREGVKELAAYLERHGFFKAPASTKFHLCSEGGLLIHSVGVAKTALKIKPVLLPSYPDESVILCCLFHDAHKVTDGFGQVTYNKNNGATKEQQPYFWNKNQMSFSGAHKSLLLINKFVELTREEMQAIAYHDGPYVPSFEDIKGNVYPLTHLIHFADLWSTWVDERGLGGNFDPHKFLDDKETLF; this comes from the coding sequence ATGACAATAGAAACCGCTAAAAAAGAGTACTATGAACTGCTTAATACGGCGTTAAAACGGGAAGGCGTAAAAGAACTTGCCGCGTATCTGGAACGGCATGGCTTTTTTAAAGCGCCCGCGTCCACTAAATTTCACCTGTGCAGCGAAGGCGGGCTTTTAATTCACTCCGTGGGAGTGGCAAAAACCGCGCTTAAAATCAAGCCTGTTTTGCTTCCCTCTTACCCGGATGAATCTGTCATTTTATGCTGCCTTTTTCACGACGCCCATAAAGTGACAGACGGCTTTGGACAGGTCACATATAATAAGAATAACGGCGCCACAAAAGAACAGCAGCCCTATTTTTGGAACAAAAACCAGATGTCTTTTTCCGGCGCGCATAAAAGCCTGCTTTTGATAAATAAATTTGTGGAACTTACAAGGGAAGAAATGCAGGCCATTGCCTACCACGACGGCCCGTATGTGCCGTCTTTTGAGGATATTAAAGGAAACGTGTATCCGCTGACACACCTTATACACTTCGCGGATTTATGGTCCACCTGGGTGGATGAAAGGGGCTTGGGCGGTAATTTTGACCCGCATAAATTTTTGGATGATAAAGAGACGCTGTTTTGA